In a single window of the Sander lucioperca isolate FBNREF2018 chromosome 19, SLUC_FBN_1.2, whole genome shotgun sequence genome:
- the LOC116066175 gene encoding leucine-rich repeat-containing protein 74A-like isoform X1, whose translation MMDQWEEISEEEEEQQPSDQSVLPTGSQNQLEDEEKPTQAQEGNSGDEWDTDLETDNATNEKQCLSCAELYLQACLWTGSVPVSSFLRHLGEASINLNHYGVGPLGAKALAIVLQNDIVVTNLELEDNGLGAEGACYLVEMLQTNSIQSLNLSNNQLQLEGAHIISKMLLDNYYIKSLKLSGNDFDDSAVKYFADALKGDYVVKELDLSHNRFCNTGGEHLGHMLATNVGIEVLNLSWNHLRMGGAVALSAGLKVNSTLKQLQLSWNGFGHIEAESLGQALKQNSTLVLLDLSSNRIDDQAVTLLCQGLATNDTLRVLKLSHNPLTNIGALTLLKTVTNNMKSAVEEIDISTVFVCEAFVELLEKACQGRPALDVRHSAMSSVTRNSSALQIFQKFLEERNESTMDFFQALDKEGTMKVSTAAFRKAVTAANIPLDQRQLEWLIRTFDKKCTATIIYSLLSCHRYREVQHHQDED comes from the exons ATGATGGATCAGTGGGAGGAGAtcagtgaggaagaggaagagcagCAGCCATCTGATCAGTCAGTCCTGCCCACAGGAAGCCAGAATCAGCTGGAGGACGAGGAGAAGCCAACCCAGGCTCAAGAGGGCAACAGTGGTGATGAGTGGGACACTGATCTGGAAACAGACA ATGCCACCAATGAGAAACAGTGTTTGTCCTGTGCAGAGCTGTACCTGCAGGCCTGTTTGTGGACAGGGTCCGTTCCCGTATCCTCCTTCCTCCGTCACTTGGGTGAAGCCAGTATCAACCTGAACCACTATGGTGTGGGACCTCTGGGGGCCAAAGCTCTGGCTATAGTTTTGCAA AATGACATTGTCGTCACCAACCTTGAGCTGGAGGACAACGGACTTGGGGCCGAGGGGGCATGCTATCTGGTGGAGATGCTTCAAACAAACAGCATCCAGAGTCTA AATCTTTCCAACAACCAGCTGCAGCTTGAAGGAGCACACATCATCTCCAAAATGCTGTTAGACAATTACTACATCAAATCCCTCAAACTATCAG GAAATGATTTTGATGATTCTGCTGTTAAATACTTTGCTGATGCTTTGAAG gGTGACTATGTGGTCAAAGAGCTGGACCTCAGTCACAACAGGTTCTGTAACACAGGAGGAGAACACCTGGGTCATATGTTAG CCACAAATGTAGGTATTGAAGTCCTAAATTTGAGCTGGAACCACCTTCGTATGGGTGGTGCAGTGGCTCTGAGTGCTGGGCTGAAG GTGAACTCAACTCTGAAGCAGCTCCAACTGTCATGGAACGGTTTTGGCCACATCGAGGCAGAGTCACTGGGTCAAGCACTGAAACAAAACAGCACACTGGTGCTGCTGGACCTCAGCAGTAACCGTATAGACGACCAGGCGGTGACACTTCTCTGCCAGGGCCTGGCCACCAACGACACCCTCAGGGTCCTCAAG CTCTCCCATAACCCCCTGACAAATATCGGAGCGCTGACGCTGCTCAAAACAGTTaccaacaacatgaaatcagcCGTGGAGGAAATTGATATTTCT ACAGTGTTTGTCTGTGAGGCCTTTGTGGAGCTGTTGGAAAAAGCCTGTCAGGGGCGTCCTGCTCTGGATGTTCGACACAGCGCCATGAGTTCTGTCACCAGGAACTCATCCGCCCTCCAGATCTTTCAG AAATTCCTTGAAGAGCGAAATGAGAGCACCATGGATTTCTTCCAAGCTTTGGATAAAGAAGGAACCATGAAGGTCTCCACCGCTGCCTTCAGAAAAGCTGTAACG GCAGCTAACATACCTCTGGATCAGCGGCAGCTTGAGTGGTTGATCAGGACGTTTGACAAGAAATGCACAGCCACCATCATCTACAG TTTGCTGAGCTGTCATAGATACAGAGAAGTACAGCACCACCAAGATGAGGATTAG
- the LOC116066175 gene encoding leucine-rich repeat-containing protein 74A-like isoform X3, which yields MSGTLIWKQTMPPMRNSVCPVQSCTCRPVCGQGPFPYPPSSVTWNDIVVTNLELEDNGLGAEGACYLVEMLQTNSIQSLNLSNNQLQLEGAHIISKMLLDNYYIKSLKLSGNDFDDSAVKYFADALKGDYVVKELDLSHNRFCNTGGEHLGHMLATNVGIEVLNLSWNHLRMGGAVALSAGLKVNSTLKQLQLSWNGFGHIEAESLGQALKQNSTLVLLDLSSNRIDDQAVTLLCQGLATNDTLRVLKLSHNPLTNIGALTLLKTVTNNMKSAVEEIDISTVFVCEAFVELLEKACQGRPALDVRHSAMSSVTRNSSALQIFQKFLEERNESTMDFFQALDKEGTMKVSTAAFRKAVTAANIPLDQRQLEWLIRTFDKKCTATIIYSLLSCHRYREVQHHQDED from the exons ATGAGTGGGACACTGATCTGGAAACAGACA ATGCCACCAATGAGAAACAGTGTTTGTCCTGTGCAGAGCTGTACCTGCAGGCCTGTTTGTGGACAGGGTCCGTTCCCGTATCCTCCTTCCTCCGTCACTTGG AATGACATTGTCGTCACCAACCTTGAGCTGGAGGACAACGGACTTGGGGCCGAGGGGGCATGCTATCTGGTGGAGATGCTTCAAACAAACAGCATCCAGAGTCTA AATCTTTCCAACAACCAGCTGCAGCTTGAAGGAGCACACATCATCTCCAAAATGCTGTTAGACAATTACTACATCAAATCCCTCAAACTATCAG GAAATGATTTTGATGATTCTGCTGTTAAATACTTTGCTGATGCTTTGAAG gGTGACTATGTGGTCAAAGAGCTGGACCTCAGTCACAACAGGTTCTGTAACACAGGAGGAGAACACCTGGGTCATATGTTAG CCACAAATGTAGGTATTGAAGTCCTAAATTTGAGCTGGAACCACCTTCGTATGGGTGGTGCAGTGGCTCTGAGTGCTGGGCTGAAG GTGAACTCAACTCTGAAGCAGCTCCAACTGTCATGGAACGGTTTTGGCCACATCGAGGCAGAGTCACTGGGTCAAGCACTGAAACAAAACAGCACACTGGTGCTGCTGGACCTCAGCAGTAACCGTATAGACGACCAGGCGGTGACACTTCTCTGCCAGGGCCTGGCCACCAACGACACCCTCAGGGTCCTCAAG CTCTCCCATAACCCCCTGACAAATATCGGAGCGCTGACGCTGCTCAAAACAGTTaccaacaacatgaaatcagcCGTGGAGGAAATTGATATTTCT ACAGTGTTTGTCTGTGAGGCCTTTGTGGAGCTGTTGGAAAAAGCCTGTCAGGGGCGTCCTGCTCTGGATGTTCGACACAGCGCCATGAGTTCTGTCACCAGGAACTCATCCGCCCTCCAGATCTTTCAG AAATTCCTTGAAGAGCGAAATGAGAGCACCATGGATTTCTTCCAAGCTTTGGATAAAGAAGGAACCATGAAGGTCTCCACCGCTGCCTTCAGAAAAGCTGTAACG GCAGCTAACATACCTCTGGATCAGCGGCAGCTTGAGTGGTTGATCAGGACGTTTGACAAGAAATGCACAGCCACCATCATCTACAG TTTGCTGAGCTGTCATAGATACAGAGAAGTACAGCACCACCAAGATGAGGATTAG
- the LOC116066178 gene encoding proto-oncogene c-Fos-like — MHPDSSTEFDSSSSCSTASPGGDTPGCSQHPPDSLSSSVDSAKDTEISAADSFVPTVTAISTSPDLRWMVQPTVITSVSPSSRRAKNKTQSSSAANKAKPSNRKGLKEKASKEEEERRRIRRERNKIAAAKCRNRRRELIDTLQAETDKLEDEKSALQTEIADLLREKERLEQVLVSHKPSCKLPVNDNDDDDNDEEQDNNEDDVNTMLQDPPASPQLLSMLENGKPPESNTTIGEASIGQDMDTVPCIPAAAILGNSNILLCSSAEEEALEDLKGDDLDDLVPSLEMAVSPEMAASVPDIDLSSPFCLSDWETLYKSVANDLESLSTPVMSSSPTCSNYRTVFSFNYSEIDSLDEGFESLKGSLGASELMKDLNSPTLLAL; from the exons ATGCATCCAGACTCCAGCACTGAGTTCGACTCATCGTCCAGCTGTAGCACAGCATCGCCTGGCGGGGACACCCCTGGGTGCAGCCAGCATCCTCCTGACTCGCTTTCATCATCAGTGGACAGCGCCAAG GATACTGAGATCAGTGCAGCAGACTCCTTTGTTCCGACCGTGACTGCAATCTCAACCTCGCCGGATCTAAGGTGGATGGTGCAGCCGACAGTCATCACATCTGTCTCCCCGTCGTCCCGCCGtgcaaaaaacaaaactcaGTCGTCTTCCGCGGCAAACAAGGCAAAGCCCTCCAACAGGAAAGGGCTGAAAGAAAAG GCTTccaaagaggaggaagaaaggaggaggatcaggagagagaggaacaaGATTGCTGCAGCAAAGTGTCGTAACAGACGGAGGGAGCTGATAGACACTCTGCAAGCT GAAACTGACAAGCTCGAAGATGAGAAGTCTGCGCTCCAGACGGAGATAGCTGACCTGctgagggagaaggagagactGGAACAGGTCTTAGTCTCCCACAAACCATCCTGCAAACTTCCTGTAAAtgacaatgatgatgatgataatgatgaggAGCAGGATAATAATGAAGATGATGTTAACACAATGCTGCAGGATCCTCCGGCCTCCCCACAGCTGCTGTCCATGTTAGAGAATGGAAAACCCCCAGAGAGCAACACAACCATCGGAGAAGCCTCTATTGGTCAAGACATGGACACTGTCCCATGCATCCCTGCTGCAGCCATTTTGGGGAACTCCAACATCCTCCTGTGTTCGAGTGCAGAAGAGGAGGCTCTGGAGGACTTGAAAGGAGATGACCTGGATGACTTGGTGCCCAGCCTAGAGATGGCAGTGAGTCCAGAGATGGCTGCATCTGTCCCTGACATAGACCTGAGCAGCCCCTTCTGCCTCTCAGACTGGGAAACCCTGTACAAGTCAGTGGCAAACGACCTCGAATCGTTGAGCACACCAGTCATGTCTTCCAGTCCAACTTGTAGCAATTACCGCACAGTGTTTTCCTTTAATTACTCTGAGATTGATTCCTTGGATGAGGGTTTCGAGAGCCTCAAAGGCAGCCTCGGTGCATCTGAGTTAATGAAAGATCTTAACTCTCCAACACTTCTGGCCTTGTGA
- the LOC116066175 gene encoding leucine-rich repeat-containing protein 74A-like isoform X2, translated as MMDQWEEISEEEEEQQPSDQSVLPTGSQNQLEDEEKPTQAQEGNSGDEWDTDLETDNATNEKQCLSCAELYLQACLWTGSVPVSSFLRHLGEASINLNHYGVGPLGAKALAIVLQNDIVVTNLELEDNGLGAEGACYLVEMLQTNSIQSLNLSNNQLQLEGAHIISKMLLDNYYIKSLKLSGNDFDDSAVKYFADALKGDYVVKELDLSHNRFCNTGGEHLGHMLATNVGIEVLNLSWNHLRMGGAVALSAGLKVNSTLKQLQLSWNGFGHIEAESLGQALKQNSTLVLLDLSSNRIDDQAVTLLCQGLATNDTLRVLKLSHNPLTNIGALTLLKTVTNNMKSAVEEIDISTVFVCEAFVELLEKACQGRPALDVRHSAMSSVTRNSSALQIFQKFLEERNESTMDFFQALDKEGTMKVSTAAFRKAVTAANIPLDQRQLEWLIRTFDKKCTATIIYSQFAELS; from the exons ATGATGGATCAGTGGGAGGAGAtcagtgaggaagaggaagagcagCAGCCATCTGATCAGTCAGTCCTGCCCACAGGAAGCCAGAATCAGCTGGAGGACGAGGAGAAGCCAACCCAGGCTCAAGAGGGCAACAGTGGTGATGAGTGGGACACTGATCTGGAAACAGACA ATGCCACCAATGAGAAACAGTGTTTGTCCTGTGCAGAGCTGTACCTGCAGGCCTGTTTGTGGACAGGGTCCGTTCCCGTATCCTCCTTCCTCCGTCACTTGGGTGAAGCCAGTATCAACCTGAACCACTATGGTGTGGGACCTCTGGGGGCCAAAGCTCTGGCTATAGTTTTGCAA AATGACATTGTCGTCACCAACCTTGAGCTGGAGGACAACGGACTTGGGGCCGAGGGGGCATGCTATCTGGTGGAGATGCTTCAAACAAACAGCATCCAGAGTCTA AATCTTTCCAACAACCAGCTGCAGCTTGAAGGAGCACACATCATCTCCAAAATGCTGTTAGACAATTACTACATCAAATCCCTCAAACTATCAG GAAATGATTTTGATGATTCTGCTGTTAAATACTTTGCTGATGCTTTGAAG gGTGACTATGTGGTCAAAGAGCTGGACCTCAGTCACAACAGGTTCTGTAACACAGGAGGAGAACACCTGGGTCATATGTTAG CCACAAATGTAGGTATTGAAGTCCTAAATTTGAGCTGGAACCACCTTCGTATGGGTGGTGCAGTGGCTCTGAGTGCTGGGCTGAAG GTGAACTCAACTCTGAAGCAGCTCCAACTGTCATGGAACGGTTTTGGCCACATCGAGGCAGAGTCACTGGGTCAAGCACTGAAACAAAACAGCACACTGGTGCTGCTGGACCTCAGCAGTAACCGTATAGACGACCAGGCGGTGACACTTCTCTGCCAGGGCCTGGCCACCAACGACACCCTCAGGGTCCTCAAG CTCTCCCATAACCCCCTGACAAATATCGGAGCGCTGACGCTGCTCAAAACAGTTaccaacaacatgaaatcagcCGTGGAGGAAATTGATATTTCT ACAGTGTTTGTCTGTGAGGCCTTTGTGGAGCTGTTGGAAAAAGCCTGTCAGGGGCGTCCTGCTCTGGATGTTCGACACAGCGCCATGAGTTCTGTCACCAGGAACTCATCCGCCCTCCAGATCTTTCAG AAATTCCTTGAAGAGCGAAATGAGAGCACCATGGATTTCTTCCAAGCTTTGGATAAAGAAGGAACCATGAAGGTCTCCACCGCTGCCTTCAGAAAAGCTGTAACG GCAGCTAACATACCTCTGGATCAGCGGCAGCTTGAGTGGTTGATCAGGACGTTTGACAAGAAATGCACAGCCACCATCATCTACAG TCAGTTTGCTGAGCTGTCATAG
- the LOC116066177 gene encoding dihydrolipoyllysine-residue succinyltransferase component of 2-oxoglutarate dehydrogenase complex, mitochondrial-like has product MLSQSRCAYRTIGRSLSAVSQANNVLVRKSVSGLPVCSRLVYRNSQPCEFPSLVNISHIRFFKTSAVHRDEVVTVKTPAFAESVSEGDVRWEKAVGDSVTEDEVVCEIETDKTSVQVPAPAAGVIEELLVPDGGKVESGMPLFKLRKGAVAAKAAPSPAAEAPAAAPPPPPPPASAPSAMPPVPTVPPQAAQAKPVSAIKPTAAAPAPPTAGGRGESRVKMNRMRLRIAQRLKEAQNTCAMLTTFNEVDMGNIQDMRKIHKDAFLKKHNIKLGFMSAFVKAAAHALTDQPAVNAVIDDTTKEIVYRDYVDISVAVSTPKGLVVPVIRNVETMNFADIEKTINALGEKARNNELAVEDMDGGTFTISNGGVFGSMFGTPIINPPQSAILGMHGIFDRPVAINGKVEIRPMMYVALTYDHRLVDGREAVTFLRKIKAVVEDPRVLLLDM; this is encoded by the exons ATGTTATCGCAATCCAGATGTGCATACCGGACGATTGGTCGCTCTCTGTCAGCGGTGAGCCAG GCCAACAATGTTCTGGTCCGGAAAAGTGTATCAG GCCTACCTGTCTGCAGCCGGCTAGTTTACAGGAATTCTCAGCC ATGTGAATTTCCATCATTAGTGAATATCTCTCACATCAGATTCTTCAAGACATCTGCTGTTCACA GGGATGAGGTTGTCACAGTCAAAACTCCTGCGTTCGCAGAATCTGTTTCAGAGGGCGATGTGAGGTGGGAAAAAG CTGTGGGCGACTCAGTGACAGAAGATGAAGTGGTGTGTGAAATTGAGACTGACAAG ACCTCAGTACAAGTCCCCGCTCCAGCAGCTGGCGTGATTGAGGAACTGCTGGTGCCTGATGGAGGGAAGGTAGAATCAGGGATGCCCCTCTTCAAACTCCGGAAAGGAG CGGTTGCTGCCAAAGCTGCTCCCTCCCCAGCTGCAGAGGCCCCGGCTGCagcccctccacctccaccacctCCCGCTTCAGCCCCAAGTGCCATGCCTCCAGTCCCCACAGTACCACCACAAGCTGCCCAAGCCAAACCTG TTTCTGCCATCAAGCCCACAGCTGCAGCTCCAGCTCCTCCAACAGCAGGAGGCAGAGGAGAAAGCAGG gTGAAGATGAACCGTATGAGGTTGCGGATCGCCCAGAGGCTAAAGGAGGCTCAGAACACCTGCGCAATGTTGACCACCTTCAACGAGGTGGACATGGG CAATATTCAGGACATGAGGAAAATCCATAAGGATGCTTTCTTAAAGAAGCACAATATCAAACTGGGTTTTATGTCAGCATTTGTGAAAGCTGCAGCACACGCTCTGACTGACCAACCTGCTGTCAATGCCG TTATTGATGATACAACCAAAGAGATTGTCTACAGGGATTACGTAGACATTAGCGTCGCTGTGTCAACTCCAAAG GGGCTTGTTGTGCCGGTGATCCGTAATGTTGAGACCATGAACTTTGCTGACATTGAGAAAACCATTAATGCATTGGGAGAAAAG GCTCGTAACAATGAGCTTGCTGTTGAAGATATGGATGGCGGCACCTTCACCATCAGCAACGGTGGCGTGTTCGGCTCCATGTTTGGCACACCTATCATCAACCCCCCCCAGTCCGCCATCCTGGGCATGCATGGCATCTTCGACCGACCTGTGGCCATCAATGGCAAG GTTGAGATCCGGCCCATGATGTATGTGGCACTGACATACGACCACCGACTCGTTGACGGCAGAGAAGCAGTCACTTTCTTACGCAAGATCAAAGCGGTGGTGGAAGATCCACGAGTGCTGCTTCTGGACATGTGA
- the LOC116066179 gene encoding jun dimerization protein 2-like encodes MMPGQIPDPSLAAGSLPCLGPLAGISATTLTDQLKLADFRQLGTMLSPLHFLGRLGKRPLAIKTEMDEDEERRKRRREKNKVAAARCRNKKKERTDFLQRESERLEMVNSDLKAQIEELRLERQQLMVMLNLHRPTCIVRTDSVKTPESEANPLLEQLSADTK; translated from the exons ATGATGCCGGGACAGATACCTGACCCTTCGCTGGCGGCGGGCTCCCTGCCCTGCCTGGGCCCGCTGGCGGGCATCTCGGCCACCACACTCACTGATCAGCTCAAGCTGGCGGACTTCCGCCAACTGGGCACCATGCTGTCCCCGCTACATTTCCTCGGGAGGCTGGGGAAGAGGCCGCTGGCCATCAAGACAGag ATGGATGAAGATGAGGAAAGGAGGAAACGGAGACGAGAGAAAAACAAGGTAGCAGCAGCGCGATGCCGAAACAAAAAGAAGGAACGGACTGACTTCCTTCAAAGG GAATCGGAGCGTCTGGAGATGGTGAACTCTGACCTAAAGGCCCAGATCGAGGAGCTCCGTCTGGAGAGGCAGCAGCTAATGGTGATGCTCAATCTCCACCGGCCCACCTGCATCGTGAGGACCGACAGCGTCAAAACACCCGAGAGCGAGGCCAACCCCCTGCTGGAGCAGCTGTCCGCCGACACCAAGTGA